A window from Erythrobacter sp. YJ-T3-07 encodes these proteins:
- a CDS encoding J domain-containing protein — MAKPRRSNDWGFPRWRGYEESREAATVRLCDRHGCDERGDCPAPKSPNNPDRWYFCQKHAAEYNSKWDYFEGLEKAEAAERARTEQRDNAGYAEASHYSWGGSGDGSRSADEMRALDVLGLESDADFATIKRAWREKAKTVHPDVKPGDKEAAAEFQKLQVSYEVLKAAEARREWHG; from the coding sequence ATGGCAAAACCGCGCAGATCGAACGATTGGGGTTTCCCGCGCTGGCGCGGCTACGAGGAAAGTCGCGAGGCCGCGACGGTGCGCCTGTGCGATCGCCACGGCTGCGACGAGCGTGGCGACTGCCCCGCACCCAAATCCCCCAACAACCCGGATCGCTGGTATTTCTGCCAGAAGCACGCGGCGGAATATAATTCCAAGTGGGACTATTTCGAAGGTCTGGAAAAGGCCGAGGCGGCCGAACGCGCGCGGACCGAACAGCGCGACAATGCAGGCTATGCCGAAGCCTCGCATTATAGCTGGGGCGGATCGGGTGACGGATCGCGCTCGGCGGACGAGATGCGCGCGCTCGACGTGCTGGGTCTGGAATCCGATGCCGATTTCGCCACGATCAAACGCGCCTGGCGCGAGAAGGCGAAGACCGTCCATCCCGACGTCAAGCCTGGCGACAAGGAAGCCGCCGCCGAATTCCAGAAGCTGCAGGTCTCCTACGAGGTGCTGAAAGCCGCCGAAGCGCGGCGCGAATGGCACGGTTAG
- the pal gene encoding peptidoglycan-associated lipoprotein Pal: MNSRIAAAIVLSATVSLAACKSPAPEQLPPEPGVSQPGTGGGNTGGPGVGTQEHFVRAVNGQNVIYFDTDRYNIDTADAAALQTQAQYMSQYPNITVTIEGHADERGTREYNVALGERRANSAKNYLVSLGIAANRIRTVSYGEERPVATASTPEAWAKNRRAVTVVVN, encoded by the coding sequence ATGAATTCTCGTATTGCAGCGGCGATCGTCCTTTCGGCCACCGTTTCGCTGGCGGCGTGCAAGTCGCCAGCACCCGAGCAGCTGCCGCCCGAGCCGGGCGTGAGCCAGCCGGGCACTGGTGGTGGCAACACCGGCGGGCCGGGCGTCGGCACGCAAGAGCACTTCGTGCGCGCGGTCAACGGCCAGAACGTGATCTATTTCGACACCGACCGCTACAACATCGACACCGCCGATGCCGCCGCGCTGCAGACGCAGGCGCAGTACATGTCGCAGTACCCCAACATCACCGTGACCATCGAAGGCCACGCGGACGAACGCGGGACTCGCGAATACAACGTTGCGCTGGGCGAGCGGCGGGCCAATTCGGCCAAGAACTACCTCGTCAGCCTGGGCATTGCGGCCAACCGCATCCGCACGGTGAGCTATGGCGAGGAACGCCCGGTCGCGACTGCCTCAACGCCCGAGGCATGGGCGAAGAACCGCCGCGCGGTGACCGTCGTCGTCAACTAG
- the tolB gene encoding Tol-Pal system beta propeller repeat protein TolB: MTIRSMLSLFAATLIAAAPAAVFAQNEDLGSAPPVGGEVETIPTPGDDDGGLTGSVSFEGSLDDLQLAIPAFAAERDVATAANAQGTAALGAELARVITADLQNNGLFAPTGPDALPKPNYPQITDPVWNMWRMRGAEMLVQGYVRPRADGKLVVGCYLYDVALNDELARSGWVVPPSDWRRAAHKCADLVYSRLTGESPFFDSRIAYIAETGPKDNRTKRLAIMDSDGANHRFITTGRATALTPRYSPDYRKLMYLSYVDGNPRIYVYDIGTGKQTLVTESANPTFAPRWSPDGRWVLYSMAVNGNTDIYRVSANGGPSERLTDAPGIDVGGSYSPDGTRIVFESDRSGAQQIYMMNADGSNQRRITFFGGRAATPEWSPRGDQIAFTYIPGDFNIATMSPDGKNFRKLTDGWQDEAPTWAPNGRILQFFRTERNTGRTAIYQVDLTGENLRRLPTPVDASDPAWGPILP, from the coding sequence ATGACCATTCGCTCGATGCTTTCCCTTTTTGCTGCGACCCTGATCGCGGCTGCCCCCGCCGCAGTCTTCGCGCAGAACGAAGATTTGGGCTCCGCGCCCCCGGTGGGAGGGGAGGTGGAAACTATCCCCACGCCGGGCGACGACGATGGCGGTCTGACCGGTTCGGTCTCCTTCGAAGGAAGTCTCGACGACCTGCAGCTCGCGATCCCCGCCTTCGCTGCGGAGCGTGACGTGGCGACCGCCGCCAATGCGCAGGGTACTGCCGCGCTGGGTGCGGAACTCGCGCGGGTGATCACCGCCGATCTGCAGAACAACGGCCTGTTCGCGCCCACCGGGCCGGACGCTCTGCCCAAGCCGAACTACCCGCAGATCACCGATCCGGTGTGGAACATGTGGCGCATGCGCGGCGCGGAAATGCTGGTGCAGGGCTATGTCCGCCCGCGCGCCGACGGCAAGCTGGTGGTCGGCTGCTACCTCTACGATGTCGCCCTGAATGACGAACTCGCCCGTTCGGGCTGGGTCGTCCCGCCGTCCGACTGGCGGCGTGCGGCGCACAAGTGCGCCGACCTCGTCTATTCGCGCCTGACCGGCGAAAGCCCGTTCTTCGACAGCCGGATCGCCTATATCGCCGAAACCGGCCCGAAGGATAACCGGACCAAGCGGCTCGCGATCATGGACAGCGATGGGGCCAACCACCGCTTCATCACCACCGGCCGCGCGACAGCGCTGACCCCGCGTTACTCGCCCGATTACCGCAAGCTGATGTATCTCAGCTACGTCGACGGCAATCCGCGCATCTACGTCTACGACATCGGCACGGGCAAGCAGACGCTGGTTACCGAAAGCGCCAACCCGACCTTCGCACCGCGCTGGAGCCCGGACGGGCGCTGGGTGCTCTATTCGATGGCGGTCAACGGCAATACGGATATCTATCGCGTCTCCGCCAATGGCGGGCCGAGCGAGCGACTGACCGATGCGCCGGGCATCGACGTGGGCGGCTCTTACTCGCCCGACGGCACCCGGATCGTGTTCGAAAGCGACCGCTCGGGCGCGCAGCAGATCTACATGATGAATGCCGATGGATCGAACCAGCGACGGATCACCTTCTTCGGTGGCCGTGCGGCAACGCCCGAATGGAGCCCGCGCGGTGACCAGATCGCGTTCACCTACATCCCGGGCGACTTCAACATCGCGACGATGAGCCCCGACGGGAAGAACTTCCGCAAGCTGACCGATGGCTGGCAGGACGAGGCGCCGACCTGGGCGCCCAATGGCCGCATCCTGCAGTTCTTCCGCACCGAGCGGAACACGGGCCGCACGGCGATCTATCAGGTGGACCTGACCGGCGAGAATCTGCGCCGCCTGCCGACTCCGGTCGATGCATCGGACCCGGCATGGGGCCCGATTCTTCCCTGA
- a CDS encoding energy transducer TonB yields the protein MDAKQHTGLDAIALIVAIALHAALIAVLLVQGATREKLPEPQRITVNFAEDVGMTSAAPEPVREAQASVAPELGEQVSPPIEYVPPPPLPQPTTAPAPAPRPQPTARATSRPQPRPSPRATSQPQPRPSPRATAQPRPRPQPRPSAEPTRSGGSRVGDDFLAGSGSSPTSTDTRVPASQIGNSARASIAAAISRQLKPHWSPPSGPDAEKIVSVIAWRLNEDGSLAGRPRLVRQTGVNDTNRAQAERHAEQAIRAVQLAAPFDLPPEYYNAWKNVSAFSFDWNL from the coding sequence ATGGACGCGAAACAGCATACCGGCCTCGATGCCATTGCGCTGATCGTCGCGATCGCGCTGCATGCCGCGCTGATTGCGGTGCTGCTGGTGCAGGGGGCGACGCGCGAAAAGCTGCCCGAGCCGCAACGCATCACGGTCAATTTCGCGGAAGATGTCGGGATGACGTCGGCCGCTCCGGAGCCGGTGCGCGAAGCGCAGGCCTCGGTCGCGCCGGAACTGGGCGAGCAGGTTTCCCCGCCGATAGAATACGTGCCCCCGCCACCGTTGCCGCAACCCACCACCGCACCTGCGCCCGCCCCGCGTCCGCAGCCGACCGCGCGCGCGACCAGCCGCCCGCAGCCGCGGCCAAGCCCGCGAGCGACCTCGCAGCCCCAGCCCCGGCCGAGCCCGCGAGCGACCGCGCAACCGCGTCCACGCCCGCAGCCGCGCCCGAGTGCCGAGCCGACCCGTTCGGGCGGCAGCCGCGTGGGCGACGATTTTCTCGCCGGATCGGGCAGTTCGCCGACCTCGACCGACACGCGTGTTCCCGCCTCGCAGATCGGCAATAGCGCCAGGGCGAGCATCGCCGCGGCAATCTCTCGCCAGCTCAAGCCGCACTGGTCCCCTCCAAGCGGACCCGACGCGGAAAAGATCGTCAGCGTGATCGCGTGGCGTCTTAACGAGGATGGCTCCCTTGCGGGGCGACCGCGCCTTGTCCGACAGACGGGCGTGAACGATACCAATCGCGCACAGGCGGAGCGCCATGCCGAACAGGCCATCCGCGCCGTCCAGCTTGCCGCCCCCTTCGATTTGCCGCCCGAATACTATAACGCGTGGAAAAACGTTTCCGCGTTCAGCTTCGACTGGAACCTGTAA
- a CDS encoding ExbD/TolR family protein, which yields MAMGVHSHKRGRNAKRAPMAEINVTPLVDVMLVLLIIFMVTAPLLTAGVPVDLPDSRANALPQDEEPLNVSIAGDGTIYVGEDAVPQGDLGAALATASEGVACSQREVVLRADKTLDYGRVMGVMGELNRMGCNSISLVTNSSSDSI from the coding sequence ATGGCGATGGGCGTCCATTCCCATAAGCGCGGGCGCAACGCCAAGCGCGCGCCGATGGCGGAGATCAACGTCACCCCGCTGGTCGACGTGATGCTGGTGCTGCTGATCATCTTCATGGTCACCGCGCCGCTGCTGACCGCTGGCGTACCGGTCGACCTGCCCGACAGCCGTGCCAACGCGCTGCCGCAGGACGAGGAACCGCTCAACGTGTCGATTGCGGGCGATGGCACGATCTATGTCGGCGAGGATGCGGTCCCGCAGGGCGATCTGGGCGCGGCGCTCGCCACAGCCAGCGAAGGCGTCGCCTGTTCGCAGCGCGAGGTGGTCCTGCGCGCCGACAAGACGCTCGATTACGGGCGCGTGATGGGCGTGATGGGCGAGCTCAACCGGATGGGCTGCAACTCGATCTCGCTGGTCACCAACAGTTCAAGCGACTCGATCTAG
- the tolQ gene encoding protein TolQ codes for MILSDLLAAAATMPVPPTRLEPVKLFMDADIVVKAVMAALLLASIWSWMIIISVAMKIGGAKKRARKFEKDFWASENYEETLDAYRNQDVAPARIAWGAITEWKKSTKGGVKDVRGAQGRIAAVMDSHVAEEADRMANRLTFLATLGSVAPFVGLFGTVWGIMNSFFQIGAQNNSSLAVVAPGISEALFATAIGLFAAIPAVIAYNRFSASVNSYEAILQRFADRFNANLGRELERV; via the coding sequence ATGATTCTTTCCGACCTGCTTGCCGCCGCCGCGACAATGCCCGTTCCGCCGACCCGGCTGGAGCCGGTCAAGCTGTTCATGGACGCCGATATCGTGGTCAAGGCGGTGATGGCTGCGCTGCTGCTCGCCTCGATCTGGAGCTGGATGATCATCATCTCGGTCGCGATGAAGATCGGCGGCGCGAAGAAACGCGCGCGCAAGTTCGAAAAGGATTTCTGGGCCTCGGAAAACTACGAGGAAACGCTGGATGCCTATCGCAACCAGGATGTCGCGCCCGCGCGCATCGCATGGGGTGCGATCACCGAGTGGAAGAAGTCGACCAAGGGCGGGGTGAAGGACGTGCGCGGTGCGCAGGGCCGCATCGCCGCCGTGATGGACAGCCATGTCGCGGAAGAAGCTGACCGGATGGCCAACCGGCTGACCTTCCTCGCCACGCTGGGCTCGGTTGCGCCCTTCGTGGGCCTGTTCGGCACCGTTTGGGGCATCATGAACAGCTTCTTCCAGATCGGTGCGCAGAACAATTCCTCGCTCGCAGTGGTCGCGCCCGGCATTTCCGAAGCACTGTTCGCGACCGCGATCGGCCTGTTCGCGGCCATTCCGGCGGTGATCGCCTACAACCGCTTCTCGGCCAGCGTGAACAGCTACGAAGCGATCCTCCAGCGCTTCGCCGACCGGTTCAACGCGAACCTCGGCCGCGAGCTGGAGCGCGTCTGA
- a CDS encoding YbgC/FadM family acyl-CoA thioesterase, protein MTDAPDPIRPTPPGGVFDGSLHLYAVRVYYEDTDLSGIVYHANYLRWFERARSDVLRMLEIDQRAAIEAGEGAYAVADVQMRYLRPALLDDDIVIHTRCSELKAASVRMVQEAKRDGETICSATFRVGFVAPNGRPRRQPDAWRQAFTRILDTSSDTTSLGEHA, encoded by the coding sequence ATGACCGACGCACCTGATCCTATACGCCCGACGCCGCCGGGCGGCGTCTTCGACGGCTCGCTGCACCTGTACGCGGTGCGGGTCTATTACGAGGATACCGACCTCTCCGGCATCGTCTATCACGCCAACTACCTGCGCTGGTTCGAACGTGCGCGTTCCGACGTGCTGCGGATGCTGGAAATCGACCAGCGTGCCGCGATCGAAGCGGGCGAGGGTGCGTACGCGGTGGCCGATGTGCAGATGCGCTATCTGCGGCCCGCGCTGCTCGACGACGACATCGTCATTCATACGCGGTGCAGCGAACTCAAGGCAGCGAGCGTGCGTATGGTGCAGGAGGCGAAACGCGATGGGGAGACGATTTGCAGCGCGACCTTCCGCGTCGGCTTCGTCGCGCCCAATGGCCGTCCGCGCCGCCAGCCCGATGCATGGCGGCAAGCCTTCACCCGAATTCTCGATACCAGTTCCGATACCACTTCTCTTGGGGAGCATGCCTGA
- a CDS encoding histidine triad nucleotide-binding protein, translated as MPIDPTAPYDDDNIFAKILRGEIPCTKVYEDDWAFAFEDIAPQAEIHTLVIPKGKYVSWDDFSQEASDEEIAGLVRAVGTVARAKGLVEPGYRLLANVGENGGQEVPHFHVHIFGGQKLGRMIA; from the coding sequence ATGCCGATTGATCCGACCGCGCCCTATGACGACGACAATATCTTCGCCAAGATCCTGCGCGGCGAGATTCCCTGCACCAAGGTGTACGAGGACGACTGGGCCTTCGCGTTCGAGGATATTGCTCCGCAGGCCGAAATCCACACGCTGGTGATCCCCAAGGGCAAGTATGTCAGCTGGGACGATTTCTCGCAGGAGGCATCGGACGAGGAAATCGCCGGGCTGGTCCGCGCGGTCGGCACCGTGGCGCGGGCGAAGGGACTGGTCGAGCCCGGCTATCGCCTGCTCGCCAATGTGGGCGAGAATGGCGGGCAGGAAGTGCCGCATTTCCACGTCCACATCTTCGGCGGTCAGAAGCTGGGGCGGATGATCGCCTGA
- a CDS encoding phosphoribosyl-ATP diphosphatase produces the protein METLARLEKVILERRNCDPETSYVALLRRDGRPKMARKLGEEAVEAVVAGLSGSDEELVGEAADVLFHLMVLLADRGIALDDVLAELDRREGISGIEEKASRESQEETSNAD, from the coding sequence ATGGAAACTCTCGCTCGCCTGGAAAAGGTGATCCTTGAACGTCGCAACTGCGATCCCGAAACCAGCTATGTCGCGCTGCTCAGGCGCGACGGGCGGCCTAAGATGGCGCGCAAGCTGGGCGAGGAAGCGGTCGAGGCGGTGGTCGCCGGGCTTTCGGGCAGCGACGAGGAACTGGTCGGCGAGGCCGCCGACGTGCTGTTCCACCTGATGGTTTTGCTGGCCGACCGTGGGATCGCGCTGGACGACGTGCTCGCCGAACTCGACCGGCGCGAGGGCATCTCGGGGATCGAGGAGAAGGCCAGCCGAGAGAGCCAGGAGGAGACGAGCAATGCCGATTGA
- the hisF gene encoding imidazole glycerol phosphate synthase subunit HisF: MTVRIRVIPCLDVAEGRVVKGVNFVDLRDAGDPVEQAHAYDLAGADELCFLDISASHEGRATLADIVRRTAEVCFMPLTVGGGVRSVEDARTLLLAGADKVAINSAAVARPELVDEIAQRMGSQCVVASVDARRGESGRYEIFTHGGRRATGIDALEHATKLAQLGAGELLVTSMDRDGTKDGYDLELTRMIADAVDVPVIASGGVGTLDHMVAGVREGHASAVLAASIFHFGQHTVAEAQDALRAAGLPARHPEPYAGMHG; the protein is encoded by the coding sequence ATGACCGTCCGTATCCGCGTCATCCCCTGTCTCGACGTGGCCGAGGGCCGCGTGGTCAAGGGCGTCAACTTCGTCGACCTGCGCGATGCGGGCGATCCGGTCGAGCAGGCGCATGCCTACGACCTCGCGGGTGCCGACGAGCTGTGCTTCCTCGACATTTCCGCGAGCCATGAAGGGCGCGCGACGCTGGCCGATATCGTACGGCGGACAGCGGAGGTCTGCTTCATGCCGCTGACCGTGGGCGGGGGCGTGCGCAGCGTCGAGGATGCGCGCACGCTGCTGCTGGCAGGGGCAGACAAGGTTGCGATCAACTCCGCCGCCGTGGCGCGGCCCGAACTGGTCGACGAGATCGCGCAGCGCATGGGCAGCCAGTGCGTGGTCGCCTCGGTCGACGCCCGGCGCGGCGAGAGCGGGCGCTACGAAATCTTCACCCACGGTGGCCGCCGCGCGACCGGGATCGATGCGCTCGAACATGCGACGAAGCTGGCGCAGCTGGGCGCGGGCGAACTGCTCGTCACCTCGATGGACCGGGACGGGACCAAGGATGGCTACGACCTCGAACTGACGCGGATGATCGCCGATGCGGTCGACGTGCCGGTGATCGCTAGCGGCGGGGTCGGCACGCTCGATCACATGGTCGCCGGCGTGCGCGAGGGCCATGCCAGCGCGGTGCTGGCCGCCAGCATTTTCCACTTCGGGCAGCACACGGTCGCTGAGGCGCAGGACGCGCTGCGTGCGGCGGGCTTGCCTGCGCGCCACCCGGAACCCTACGCAGGGATGCACGGTTGA
- the hisA gene encoding 1-(5-phosphoribosyl)-5-[(5-phosphoribosylamino)methylideneamino]imidazole-4-carboxamide isomerase, whose translation MIIFPAIDLKGGNVVRLAEGDMDRATIYGDDPGEQAARFAEAGASWLHVVDLDGAFAGEAVNAHAVESILKRFPGKVQLGGGIRTREGAERWLDLGVARVVIGTAALKDPELVKALAADHPGRVVVAVDARDGMVATEGWASVSDLAVEELARRFEDAGVAALLFTDIGRDGLLKGCNVEATLALAKAQSLPVIASGGVADIEDIRALAPHAEEGIEGVITGRALYDGRLNLAEALRVGAV comes from the coding sequence ATGATCATCTTCCCCGCTATCGACCTCAAGGGCGGCAATGTCGTCCGCCTCGCCGAAGGCGATATGGACCGCGCGACCATCTACGGCGACGACCCTGGCGAACAGGCCGCGCGTTTCGCAGAGGCTGGCGCGAGCTGGCTGCATGTGGTCGATCTCGACGGAGCCTTCGCGGGCGAGGCGGTCAACGCCCACGCTGTCGAGAGCATCCTCAAACGCTTCCCCGGCAAGGTGCAGCTGGGCGGCGGCATCCGCACGCGCGAGGGCGCGGAACGCTGGCTCGACCTCGGCGTGGCGCGGGTGGTGATCGGCACGGCTGCGCTGAAGGACCCCGAACTGGTCAAGGCGCTGGCGGCGGATCACCCGGGCCGCGTGGTGGTCGCGGTCGATGCGCGCGATGGCATGGTCGCGACCGAGGGCTGGGCGAGCGTCTCCGACTTGGCCGTAGAAGAACTCGCGCGTCGGTTCGAGGATGCGGGCGTCGCCGCGCTGCTGTTCACCGATATCGGCCGCGACGGGCTGCTCAAGGGCTGCAACGTCGAGGCGACTCTGGCGCTGGCCAAGGCGCAGTCGCTGCCCGTCATCGCCAGCGGAGGCGTCGCTGACATCGAGGATATCCGCGCCCTCGCACCGCACGCCGAGGAAGGTATCGAAGGCGTGATTACCGGCCGCGCGCTGTACGACGGGCGGCTGAATCTGGCAGAGGCGCTGCGTGTGGGGGCGGTGTGA
- the hisH gene encoding imidazole glycerol phosphate synthase subunit HisH produces the protein MADRVALIDYGAGNLHSVENALRRVGAEVALVSDGDALAKAERIVLPGVGAFGACYNGLASLPGMIEALEGCVLKDGVPFLGICVGMQLLADRGLEHGETQGLGWIGGEVRALEPSEHVKVPHMGWNDVVVADDASGLIHPGEAYFLHSYAFDVADHAHVAARTDHGGSVTAAVARDNILGVQFHPEKSQAYGLALLERFLKWKP, from the coding sequence GTGGCTGATCGTGTCGCGCTGATCGATTACGGCGCCGGGAACCTGCATTCGGTCGAAAACGCGCTGCGGCGGGTTGGCGCGGAGGTCGCGCTGGTTTCGGATGGCGATGCACTGGCGAAGGCGGAGCGGATCGTGCTGCCCGGCGTGGGGGCGTTCGGCGCGTGCTATAACGGCCTTGCCAGCCTGCCCGGCATGATCGAGGCGCTGGAGGGCTGCGTGCTCAAGGACGGGGTACCCTTCCTCGGCATCTGCGTCGGCATGCAACTGCTCGCCGACAGGGGGCTGGAGCATGGCGAGACACAGGGGCTCGGCTGGATCGGCGGCGAGGTGCGCGCGCTCGAGCCGTCCGAACACGTGAAGGTGCCGCACATGGGCTGGAACGATGTGGTCGTAGCCGACGACGCCAGCGGGCTGATCCATCCGGGCGAGGCCTATTTCCTCCATTCCTACGCCTTCGATGTCGCGGACCACGCGCACGTCGCCGCGCGCACCGACCATGGCGGATCGGTGACGGCGGCGGTGGCGCGCGACAACATCCTCGGCGTGCAGTTCCACCCGGAGAAGAGCCAGGCCTACGGGCTGGCGCTGCTCGAGAGGTTTTTGAAGTGGAAGCCCTAA
- the hisB gene encoding imidazoleglycerol-phosphate dehydratase HisB, translating into MRTGLIERDTKETRIRVAVNLDGTGTYEVATGIGFLDHMVEQFSRHSLIDVEMKVDGDLHVDQHHTTEDSAIALGQALSDALGDKGGIARYGTAYSPMDETLARVALDISGRPWCVWRAGFSQSKLGEWDTELIEHWFQSVAQTAGLTLHVELLYGSNNHHICEAIYKGFARAMRQAVEIDPRKGGAIPSTKGILGG; encoded by the coding sequence ATGCGAACCGGTCTGATAGAGCGCGATACCAAGGAAACGCGCATCCGCGTGGCGGTGAACCTTGATGGTACCGGCACCTACGAGGTGGCGACGGGGATCGGCTTTCTCGATCATATGGTCGAGCAGTTCTCCCGCCATTCGCTGATCGATGTCGAGATGAAGGTCGATGGCGACTTGCATGTCGACCAGCATCACACCACCGAAGACAGCGCGATCGCGCTGGGCCAGGCACTCAGCGACGCGCTGGGCGACAAGGGCGGGATCGCGCGCTACGGCACCGCCTATTCGCCGATGGACGAGACTTTGGCGCGGGTTGCGCTCGATATCTCGGGGCGGCCCTGGTGCGTGTGGCGCGCGGGCTTCAGCCAGAGCAAGCTGGGCGAGTGGGACACCGAACTGATCGAACACTGGTTCCAGTCGGTCGCGCAGACCGCCGGGCTGACGCTGCATGTCGAGCTGCTGTACGGTTCCAACAACCACCATATCTGCGAGGCGATCTACAAGGGCTTCGCCCGCGCCATGCGGCAGGCGGTCGAGATCGACCCGCGCAAGGGCGGGGCCATTCCCTCGACCAAGGGCATCCTGGGTGGCTGA
- a CDS encoding SspB family protein → MSDDAPDSLIPYDQIVQEALRAVVGSVLGEIEAGGGTLPGNHHFYITFKTGVPGVEIPDHLRERFPDEMTIVLQNKFWDLNVTETGFSVGLSFNQRSSHLVVPFSAITAFVDPAVDFGLQFQATEVEDYPTPTDAAGNDGSDDAERDPREAVTNNEDGSNVVTVDFGRKK, encoded by the coding sequence ATGAGTGACGATGCGCCCGATAGCCTGATCCCCTACGACCAGATCGTGCAGGAGGCCCTGCGCGCCGTGGTCGGCAGCGTGCTTGGTGAAATCGAGGCGGGCGGCGGTACGCTGCCCGGCAACCACCATTTCTACATCACCTTCAAGACCGGCGTGCCCGGGGTCGAGATACCCGACCATCTGCGGGAGCGTTTTCCGGATGAGATGACGATCGTCCTGCAGAACAAGTTCTGGGATCTGAACGTGACCGAGACCGGCTTTTCGGTCGGGCTCAGCTTCAACCAGCGTTCCTCGCATCTGGTGGTGCCGTTCTCCGCGATCACAGCCTTCGTCGATCCGGCGGTCGATTTCGGCCTGCAATTCCAGGCGACCGAGGTGGAGGACTACCCCACCCCGACCGATGCCGCAGGAAACGACGGGTCGGACGATGCGGAACGCGATCCGCGCGAGGCCGTTACCAACAACGAAGACGGCTCGAACGTCGTCACGGTCGATTTCGGCCGCAAGAAGTAA
- the gmk gene encoding guanylate kinase — MADMPDSSSHSHETDTLHRRGLMFILSSPSGAGKTTLSRMLLASEEEIMLSVSATTRPPREGEVDGKDYHFVSNEEFDRLVDEDGFYEWAPVFGNRYGTPKGHIREGLKRGQDFLFDIDWQGTQQLYQKDQQDTVSVFILPPSLDELHRRLTARALDSEEVVNSRMERARAEISHWAEYDYVVINDNVDACFTKVREILHAERMKRTRQTGLIPFVRELMG, encoded by the coding sequence ATGGCGGATATGCCCGACTCCTCCTCCCATTCGCACGAGACCGACACGCTGCACCGGCGTGGCCTGATGTTCATCCTCTCCTCCCCCTCGGGCGCAGGCAAGACGACGCTGTCGCGCATGCTGCTCGCCTCGGAGGAGGAGATCATGCTGTCGGTATCCGCCACGACGCGCCCCCCGCGCGAGGGCGAGGTCGATGGCAAGGACTATCACTTCGTCAGCAACGAAGAATTCGACCGGCTGGTGGACGAGGACGGGTTCTACGAATGGGCACCCGTGTTCGGCAATCGCTACGGCACGCCCAAGGGCCACATCCGCGAAGGGCTGAAGCGCGGGCAGGATTTCCTGTTCGATATCGACTGGCAGGGCACCCAGCAGCTTTACCAGAAGGACCAGCAGGACACGGTCAGCGTGTTCATCCTGCCGCCCAGCCTCGACGAACTGCACCGCCGCCTGACCGCCCGCGCGCTCGACAGCGAAGAGGTGGTCAACAGCCGGATGGAACGGGCGCGCGCCGAAATCAGCCACTGGGCCGAATATGATTACGTCGTGATCAACGACAATGTCGATGCGTGCTTCACCAAGGTACGCGAGATCCTGCACGCCGAGCGCATGAAGCGCACGCGCCAGACCGGGCTGATTCCCTTCGTGCGCGAGCTGATGGGATGA